A window of the Terriglobales bacterium genome harbors these coding sequences:
- a CDS encoding FG-GAP-like repeat-containing protein, producing MKSDRTQFYAPSVLVILALGTVFLAAAPQGKKPEATPDQSKAKSPTSVLNRSDEAARLNNLGTAYMNQQSFEKAARLFQQAYALDPRLAQAHLNEGIALLNLQKTDDAKRNLEEVIKQEPENARAWYNLGLLYKGVADNDAALDAFQHAVEYAPNDANAYYFLGLMYSQKQQPKEAIAAFQHALRIEPYHASAEFGLARAYQKDGQATEAKAHLTRFQQITQQKLGVPLTLAYGDQGQLSLAQPVATKIEDAGPPIPVKFVVAQGTGLSRSTPPPLPDGIEALLGRGACFIDYDLDGLPDLFLTAGGKQGGMALYHNLGKGRFEEVTTAAGLDPKRPAIACAVSDYDNDTFPDLAISFGDSIALYHNEHQGKFKDVTEAAGLSKAKAGALAFAGLLWVDFDHDGDTDLLVTNRQQGATDAEGNKPHNFLFRNNGNGAFTDFTEESGLGRPDAATFGGALSDFNNDRAVDFILSGRATQILLNPREGKFLPLEKMPEIPGPTLGIAVLDFNKDTWMDLAFTHDKAPGLTLWRNLDGRTLEPVPLPPTNWVRAWGVTALDYDNDGYLDLAAVGETADGKFEARLFRNLGRAGFKDVTADVGLDKIQLKDPRAIMGVDYDGDGDTDLLITQNSGPALLLRNDGGNANHALRIALKGLNDNRSGIGTKVEVFAGTLSQKWELSGAGYLGQGAVDILAGLGKQQQADVVRLLWPTGVVQDEIEISAAKPARILEIDRRGSSCPVLFAWDGTRYRFIGDMIGAGVIGHWVGPGERNVPDPTEYLKVDGATVKARDGRLSFRFMEPMEEAVYLDQVRLLAIDHPQDVTVNPNEYFASNPPYPEFKVISSRKADLSLPAGAWDDKGRDVLAKVARIDHDYVSGFRLLSFAGFAEPHYLELDLGQRYGGGSLRLLLHGFIEYFTATGMFAAHQAGIDPVAPYVEAQDSNGKWLRVVDDMGFPAGLPRTTVADLSGKLPLGTRRIRIGTNLQIYWDQILIDRTTQAPEFRLSKVPLAKADLGFHGYPRDIERPANAKGDHYYVYEDVSLSGPYVRQPGAYTRPGNVLDLLERVDDRFVIFGSGDEVRLDFDPAKLPPLPAGWTRDYFFFADGFEKDMDFYAAEGLTVAPLPFHEMGTYPYPAAKNYPLDVEHLNYLLDFNTRFYSETPTQEFRFRFAPARKARAPQRLEGPAGPGQ from the coding sequence ATGAAATCGGATAGAACGCAGTTTTACGCACCCTCGGTACTCGTTATCCTCGCGCTCGGTACTGTTTTCCTCGCCGCCGCGCCTCAAGGTAAGAAACCGGAAGCCACACCTGACCAGAGCAAGGCCAAATCGCCGACTTCAGTACTCAACCGCTCCGATGAGGCCGCGCGTCTCAACAACCTCGGCACGGCGTACATGAATCAGCAATCGTTCGAAAAGGCAGCCAGGCTGTTTCAGCAGGCGTATGCACTCGATCCCCGGCTCGCGCAAGCCCACCTGAACGAAGGCATTGCACTCTTGAACCTGCAGAAGACGGATGATGCGAAACGCAATCTCGAGGAAGTCATCAAGCAGGAACCGGAAAACGCGCGCGCCTGGTACAACCTCGGACTGCTCTACAAGGGAGTTGCGGACAACGACGCCGCTCTCGACGCCTTCCAGCACGCGGTGGAATACGCGCCCAATGATGCCAATGCTTACTACTTCCTGGGCCTGATGTATTCGCAGAAGCAGCAACCAAAAGAAGCCATCGCCGCCTTTCAGCACGCGCTGAGAATCGAGCCCTATCACGCATCGGCCGAATTCGGCCTGGCGCGCGCCTATCAGAAAGACGGCCAGGCAACCGAGGCGAAGGCGCACCTGACGCGCTTCCAGCAGATCACGCAGCAGAAGCTGGGCGTGCCCTTGACCCTCGCCTATGGCGACCAAGGACAACTTTCGCTCGCACAGCCCGTGGCCACAAAGATCGAAGATGCCGGTCCGCCGATCCCGGTGAAGTTTGTGGTCGCGCAAGGAACCGGGCTCTCGCGATCGACTCCGCCTCCGCTGCCAGATGGGATAGAAGCCCTGCTTGGCCGCGGTGCCTGCTTCATCGACTACGATCTCGATGGTCTCCCCGACCTGTTCCTGACAGCCGGTGGCAAGCAGGGAGGAATGGCGCTCTATCACAACCTGGGAAAAGGTCGCTTTGAGGAAGTCACCACCGCCGCCGGTCTCGATCCAAAACGTCCGGCCATTGCCTGCGCCGTTTCCGATTACGACAACGATACGTTTCCTGATCTGGCCATCTCCTTCGGTGACTCCATCGCGCTCTATCACAACGAGCACCAGGGCAAGTTCAAGGATGTGACCGAAGCCGCAGGATTGTCGAAAGCCAAAGCTGGCGCCCTCGCCTTTGCAGGGCTGCTCTGGGTAGACTTCGACCACGACGGCGATACCGACCTCCTCGTCACCAATCGCCAGCAGGGCGCAACCGATGCCGAAGGGAACAAGCCGCACAATTTTCTTTTTCGCAACAACGGCAATGGCGCATTCACAGATTTCACGGAAGAATCTGGCCTCGGCAGACCCGACGCTGCCACCTTCGGCGGCGCGCTAAGCGACTTCAACAACGATCGTGCGGTGGATTTCATCCTGAGCGGCCGCGCTACGCAAATTCTCCTGAACCCCCGCGAAGGAAAATTCCTTCCGCTCGAAAAAATGCCGGAGATTCCCGGGCCCACACTCGGCATCGCTGTCCTCGATTTCAACAAAGATACCTGGATGGATCTGGCATTCACGCACGACAAGGCTCCCGGTCTGACACTCTGGCGGAATCTCGACGGTCGAACCCTGGAGCCAGTGCCGCTGCCGCCGACCAACTGGGTGCGCGCCTGGGGCGTAACCGCCCTCGACTACGACAACGACGGCTATCTCGATCTCGCTGCAGTGGGAGAAACCGCAGACGGCAAGTTCGAAGCCCGCTTGTTCCGCAATCTGGGCCGCGCAGGATTCAAAGACGTCACTGCTGACGTTGGCCTGGACAAAATCCAGCTTAAAGACCCGCGTGCCATCATGGGCGTCGACTACGACGGCGACGGTGACACCGATCTGCTCATCACCCAGAATAGCGGGCCTGCTCTTCTGCTGCGCAACGATGGTGGCAATGCCAACCACGCTTTGCGCATCGCCCTCAAGGGCCTCAACGACAACCGCAGTGGGATCGGAACCAAGGTCGAGGTATTCGCGGGCACGCTTTCGCAAAAATGGGAACTCAGCGGAGCCGGCTATTTGGGGCAAGGTGCAGTGGACATCCTGGCAGGCCTGGGCAAGCAGCAGCAGGCCGACGTCGTTCGCCTGCTGTGGCCAACGGGCGTCGTGCAGGACGAGATCGAAATCAGCGCTGCTAAGCCCGCCAGAATTCTCGAGATCGATCGCCGCGGCAGTTCCTGTCCAGTGCTGTTTGCCTGGGATGGCACGCGCTATCGCTTCATCGGCGACATGATTGGCGCGGGCGTAATCGGACATTGGGTCGGCCCGGGAGAGCGCAACGTTCCCGATCCCACGGAGTATCTCAAGGTCGATGGCGCCACCGTCAAAGCTCGCGATGGCCGCCTGAGCTTCCGTTTCATGGAGCCCATGGAAGAAGCGGTATATCTCGATCAGGTGCGGCTGTTGGCCATCGATCATCCGCAGGATGTGACCGTCAATCCTAACGAATATTTCGCCAGCAATCCTCCTTACCCCGAGTTCAAAGTCATCAGCAGCCGCAAGGCAGACCTCTCTCTTCCTGCCGGAGCTTGGGACGACAAAGGTCGTGACGTGCTCGCAAAGGTGGCGCGAATCGATCACGATTACGTCAGCGGATTCCGCCTGCTGAGCTTCGCCGGCTTCGCCGAACCGCACTATCTTGAACTCGATCTCGGCCAGCGGTATGGCGGCGGATCGTTGCGCCTGCTCTTGCACGGCTTCATCGAGTACTTCACCGCTACCGGGATGTTCGCCGCGCACCAGGCCGGCATTGATCCCGTCGCTCCCTACGTCGAAGCTCAGGACTCTAACGGCAAATGGCTTCGCGTCGTCGATGATATGGGCTTCCCCGCCGGTCTTCCCCGCACCACCGTCGCCGATCTCTCCGGCAAGCTTCCCCTCGGAACACGCCGCATCCGCATCGGCACCAATCTGCAGATCTATTGGGACCAGATCCTTATCGACCGCACCACGCAAGCGCCGGAATTTCGCCTGAGCAAGGTCCCGCTGGCAAAAGCCGATCTCGGCTTTCACGGCTATCCGCGTGATATCGAGCGCCCCGCCAACGCCAAGGGCGATCATTATTATGTGTATGAGGACGTGAGCCTCAGCGGTCCCTACGTGCGCCAGCCCGGGGCCTACACCAGGCCCGGCAACGTGCTCGATCTGCTCGAGCGTGTCGATGACCGGTTCGTGATCTTCGGATCCGGCGACGAAGTGCGGCTCGACTTCGATCCCGCAAAGCTTCCGCCTCTACCCGCGGGCTGGACCCGTGATTACTTCTTTTTCGCCGACGGATTCGAAAAAGACATGGATTTCTACGCCGCCGAGGGTCTCACCGTCGCTCCCCTGCCCTTCCATGAAATGGGCACCTACCCCTATCCTGCGGCGAAGAATTATCCACTTGATGTCGAACACCTGAATTACTTGCTCGATTTCAACACACGCTTCTACTCAGAAACGCCAACGCAAGAATTCCGGTTTAGATTCGCGCCAGCTCGCAAAGCAAGAGCGCCGCAGCGACTAGAGGGACCGGCAGGGCCG
- a CDS encoding TIM-barrel domain-containing protein: protein MKIMRPLAAFVFALLLSAFASASWESLGNVTAVEQQPHAIILTLGKARLSITAINDSVIRVRVAPSGAFPEDYSWAVVSGANTPSGNFNLQDSAGVLTASTPELTLRIEKSPLRISFFDTSNQIILQEDSHHPVAFDGGEFRVYESMPQDEHYYGLGDHPGPLDRRGLAFTHWNTDTSGWQESDDPLYKTIPFFIGLRRGRAYGIFLDNTWRSSFDFGKELRDAYSFGSDGGELNYYFIYGPHPKAIIQRYADLTGRMPLPPLWALAYQQSRYSYYPEARVREIARTFRDKRIPADVIYLDIDYQQNNRPFTVNRERFPHFEQMIRDLRQQGFRIVLITDLHVAQLPNMNYKPYDEGIAGNYFVHNPDGSPFVGVVWPGPSVFPDFTWAPAREWWGTLYQDFVADGAAGFWNDMNEPSVFFRPDKTMPLDTVHRMDSGGTATHRQVHNIFGLENTRGTYEGLLKLQPNTRPFVLTRASYAGGQRYAASWTGDNCSTWNHYRISIPTLLNLGLSGFTLIGDDIGGYKGSPPPDLLTRWFELGTFNPFFRDHTEVGSADQEPWAHGPEHEAIRRRYIELRYKLMPYIYTSVEASTHTGFPLMRPVFLEYPDLEFDQNTSFFFGPDLFVSPQVDETLDAAKIALPTGDWYDYWTGLRVDRAALKPFRIALDQVPLYVRAGAIIPQQPLVQSTAETPQGPLELRVYPGPNCQGRLYLDDGTTFNYKKGEFLRAALTCEATPKSVALKISAADGSYQPWFQSLQWTVFGAKAKPARITVNGQPLSAGFDEKEQSVTFTTPYTKAAGEIVISY, encoded by the coding sequence ATGAAAATCATGCGACCATTGGCAGCCTTCGTCTTTGCGCTCCTTCTCTCAGCCTTCGCCAGCGCCAGTTGGGAGTCGCTCGGCAACGTCACCGCCGTGGAACAGCAGCCCCACGCGATCATACTCACGCTAGGAAAGGCTCGCCTCAGCATCACCGCAATCAACGACTCGGTCATTCGCGTACGCGTCGCTCCCAGCGGCGCTTTTCCTGAAGACTATTCCTGGGCCGTAGTCTCCGGAGCCAATACTCCCAGTGGCAACTTCAATCTTCAGGACTCCGCTGGCGTTCTCACCGCTTCCACGCCAGAACTGACGCTTCGCATCGAAAAATCGCCGCTGCGGATTTCCTTCTTCGATACCTCAAATCAAATCATCCTGCAGGAAGATTCACATCATCCCGTCGCATTCGACGGTGGCGAGTTCCGCGTTTACGAATCGATGCCGCAGGACGAGCACTATTACGGCCTGGGCGACCATCCCGGTCCGCTCGACCGCCGTGGCCTCGCTTTTACACACTGGAACACCGATACTTCCGGCTGGCAGGAATCGGACGACCCCCTTTACAAGACCATTCCGTTTTTCATCGGCCTGCGCCGCGGCAGAGCCTACGGAATTTTTCTCGACAACACCTGGCGGAGTTCCTTCGATTTCGGCAAGGAATTACGCGATGCATACTCCTTCGGCTCCGATGGCGGCGAACTCAACTACTACTTTATCTATGGCCCTCATCCCAAAGCCATCATCCAGCGCTACGCCGATCTCACCGGCAGGATGCCGCTTCCGCCTCTCTGGGCGCTCGCCTACCAGCAGTCGCGCTACAGCTACTATCCCGAGGCGCGAGTGCGTGAGATCGCCCGCACTTTCCGTGACAAGCGAATTCCCGCGGACGTCATCTACCTCGACATCGACTACCAGCAGAACAATCGTCCCTTTACCGTCAACCGCGAGCGCTTCCCCCACTTCGAGCAGATGATCCGCGACCTCCGCCAGCAGGGCTTCCGCATCGTCCTGATCACCGACTTGCACGTTGCTCAACTGCCCAACATGAACTACAAGCCTTACGACGAAGGCATCGCCGGAAACTATTTCGTCCATAATCCGGATGGGTCTCCTTTTGTCGGCGTAGTCTGGCCAGGACCCAGTGTCTTTCCCGACTTCACCTGGGCTCCTGCGCGGGAATGGTGGGGAACGCTCTACCAGGACTTTGTCGCCGACGGCGCGGCCGGCTTTTGGAACGACATGAACGAGCCCTCAGTCTTCTTCCGCCCCGACAAAACCATGCCGCTCGACACTGTGCACCGCATGGATAGCGGCGGCACGGCCACGCACCGCCAGGTGCACAACATTTTCGGCCTGGAGAATACCCGCGGAACTTATGAAGGCCTGCTGAAGCTTCAGCCCAACACTCGTCCCTTCGTGCTCACTCGCGCCAGCTATGCCGGCGGCCAGCGTTATGCCGCCTCCTGGACCGGAGATAACTGCAGCACCTGGAATCACTACCGCATTTCTATTCCCACCCTGCTGAACCTCGGGCTCTCCGGCTTCACCCTCATCGGCGACGATATTGGCGGCTATAAGGGCAGCCCGCCTCCGGACCTGCTCACCCGCTGGTTCGAGCTCGGTACTTTCAATCCTTTCTTTCGCGACCACACCGAGGTGGGATCAGCCGACCAGGAGCCCTGGGCGCACGGGCCCGAACACGAGGCTATCCGCAGACGTTATATCGAACTACGATATAAGCTGATGCCTTACATCTATACCTCGGTCGAAGCCTCGACTCACACGGGGTTCCCCCTCATGCGGCCGGTCTTCCTGGAGTACCCCGATCTGGAATTCGACCAGAACACGTCATTCTTCTTTGGGCCAGATCTTTTCGTCTCGCCCCAGGTCGACGAAACCTTGGACGCCGCCAAAATTGCCTTGCCGACCGGGGATTGGTATGACTACTGGACGGGATTGCGCGTCGATCGCGCCGCTCTGAAGCCCTTCAGGATTGCCCTCGATCAGGTTCCGCTCTACGTGCGCGCGGGCGCGATCATTCCCCAGCAGCCACTGGTGCAGAGCACCGCCGAAACTCCCCAGGGTCCGCTTGAGTTGCGCGTCTATCCCGGGCCGAACTGCCAGGGGCGTCTCTATCTCGACGACGGCACTACCTTCAACTACAAGAAAGGCGAATTCCTTCGTGCCGCACTGACCTGCGAAGCCACGCCCAAATCCGTGGCCTTGAAAATCAGCGCCGCAGACGGCAGCTACCAACCCTGGTTCCAATCGCTCCAATGGACTGTTTTCGGAGCCAAGGCCAAGCCAGCTCGCATCACCGTCAACGGGCAACCGCTTAGTGCAGGCTTCGATGAAAAGGAGCAGTCCGTGACATTCACCACGCCGTATACAAAGGCGGCCGGCGAGATCGTCATCAGCTACTAA